Proteins from a single region of Fundidesulfovibrio putealis DSM 16056:
- a CDS encoding tyrosine-type recombinase/integrase, whose translation MAYQHGNKWVVSVRLPEGKSEKHLFKNKEEAELFQAQFNYDKKTNPTRRTRPIASDLTFKQVAIEYLQKRGESSPGVITDMFYLNDVIIPIIGGVHVRDMNENHFWKIVSEYQKPTRKVFRKDKESGKLIDTGIFKKSSKNSSINRRMDIVVAIMKYAFKRGYVKNLIPWDKLKSDADLIMPPSLDEAKALLEHAPEHLKRAIALASYTGIRPGPIELYCLKWDQIDWNQNAIFVKSAKKGGLKVRSVPIHPRLLELLKAWKAQDGEGQFIIHFRGKPVSHVKRAWESTKRKAGITRRLRPYDLRHYFVTSALGAGGDLKSVSQMVGHSTPTLTLNTYQHVIDKNKVAAIAGLPDLG comes from the coding sequence ATGGCATACCAGCATGGCAACAAGTGGGTGGTCAGTGTCCGCCTTCCCGAAGGCAAGAGCGAAAAGCACCTCTTCAAAAATAAGGAAGAGGCAGAACTATTTCAAGCTCAGTTCAATTACGACAAGAAGACTAATCCGACCAGACGGACTAGACCGATTGCGTCTGATTTGACGTTCAAACAGGTGGCTATAGAATACCTACAAAAGCGGGGGGAATCTTCCCCCGGTGTTATTACTGATATGTTTTACTTAAATGACGTGATAATTCCTATCATTGGCGGGGTTCATGTTAGAGATATGAATGAAAATCACTTTTGGAAGATAGTAAGCGAGTACCAAAAGCCTACTAGGAAAGTGTTTCGCAAAGACAAAGAAAGTGGCAAGCTGATAGATACAGGCATATTTAAGAAGTCTAGCAAGAACTCTTCAATAAACAGACGCATGGATATTGTTGTAGCAATTATGAAGTATGCCTTTAAGCGCGGATATGTTAAGAACTTGATTCCCTGGGATAAGCTTAAAAGCGATGCTGATCTGATTATGCCCCCCTCTCTTGATGAGGCCAAAGCATTACTAGAACATGCGCCAGAGCATTTGAAGAGGGCTATTGCGCTTGCTTCATATACAGGAATACGCCCCGGACCTATCGAGTTATATTGTCTCAAATGGGACCAAATAGACTGGAATCAAAACGCTATATTCGTAAAATCAGCAAAGAAGGGCGGGCTTAAAGTTCGCTCAGTCCCGATCCATCCCCGCTTACTGGAATTGCTGAAGGCATGGAAAGCCCAAGACGGGGAAGGCCAGTTCATTATTCACTTTAGAGGTAAGCCCGTCTCGCACGTTAAACGCGCTTGGGAATCGACCAAGAGGAAGGCCGGGATCACGAGAAGACTTCGCCCGTATGATCTCAGGCATTACTTCGTTACCTCTGCCCTTGGGGCTGGTGGTGATCTCAAGTCGGTTTCTCAGATGGTGGGACACTCTACCCCCACTTTGACCTTGAACACCTACCAGCATGTGATTGATAAGAATAAGGTCGCAGCTATCGCCGGACTTCCCGACTTGGGTTGA
- a CDS encoding MltF family protein — MKRLGRVIAVLAFVLAFSGMPAQAAKGGFKTDTGTYTGDFDEILERRVLRVAVPFSRTQFFYNKGRQCGLAADAIRELERRLVKHLPRRRFLSVVVTPMTFDRLLPSLLEGRADIAAGNITVTGERLESVDFTVPVTDSMNEIVVTGPGAPQIGSLDDLSGREVHVRAATSYRQSLDTLNERFAREGREPVNIVLLPDELQDEDVLDMLNAGLIQVTVKDDRLVNLWKDFLPHITPRPDLVVRTDGVIAWAIRKDSPKLKAVLDEIIPHSTGKGLQKAIYEQFARDAQKMRNARDGADMRRFESLVGLFKKYGSQYGFDSLLLMAQGYQESGLDQNARSPMGAIGVMQIMPSTGRELRVGDIRQVEPNIHGGAKYVARMMDEHFKSTPFNETNRTLFAFASYNAGPDRIARARKRAEAEGLDPSVWFNNVELVVAKTVGQEPVRYVRNIFKYYVAYKLEEEARAKRDRTMEKT, encoded by the coding sequence CGAGTCCTGCGCGTGGCCGTGCCTTTCAGCCGTACCCAATTCTTCTACAACAAGGGGCGTCAGTGCGGGCTGGCGGCAGACGCCATCCGCGAACTGGAGCGCCGCCTGGTCAAGCACCTGCCGCGTAGACGATTCCTGTCGGTGGTCGTCACTCCCATGACCTTCGACAGGCTCCTGCCCTCTTTGCTTGAGGGCAGGGCGGACATCGCCGCCGGGAACATCACCGTGACCGGGGAACGGCTCGAATCAGTCGATTTCACCGTGCCCGTAACGGACTCCATGAACGAGATCGTGGTAACAGGACCCGGTGCTCCGCAGATTGGAAGCCTGGACGATCTGTCCGGTCGGGAGGTTCATGTGAGGGCAGCCACGAGCTACCGGCAGAGCCTCGATACCCTGAACGAGCGTTTTGCTCGTGAAGGCAGGGAACCCGTGAACATCGTCCTGTTGCCGGACGAGCTCCAGGACGAAGACGTGCTGGACATGCTGAATGCGGGACTGATCCAGGTGACTGTCAAGGACGACCGGCTGGTGAACCTCTGGAAGGACTTCCTGCCGCACATTACCCCGCGTCCTGACCTTGTGGTGCGCACGGACGGCGTCATCGCCTGGGCCATCCGCAAGGACAGCCCGAAACTCAAGGCCGTCCTTGACGAGATCATCCCTCACTCCACCGGCAAGGGGCTCCAGAAGGCCATCTATGAGCAGTTCGCGCGGGATGCCCAAAAGATGCGCAACGCCCGCGACGGTGCGGATATGCGCCGCTTCGAGTCGCTGGTCGGCCTGTTCAAGAAGTACGGGAGCCAATACGGTTTCGACAGCTTGTTGCTCATGGCCCAGGGCTACCAGGAGTCCGGGCTGGATCAGAACGCCAGGAGCCCCATGGGAGCCATCGGCGTAATGCAGATCATGCCCTCCACGGGCAGGGAGCTCCGGGTGGGCGACATCCGCCAGGTGGAGCCCAACATCCATGGCGGAGCCAAATATGTGGCCAGGATGATGGATGAGCACTTCAAAAGCACTCCGTTCAACGAGACGAATCGGACCTTGTTCGCTTTCGCCAGCTACAACGCAGGGCCTGACAGGATTGCCCGCGCCCGCAAGCGCGCGGAAGCAGAGGGGCTCGATCCCTCGGTCTGGTTCAACAACGTGGAGTTGGTGGTGGCCAAGACGGTGGGGCAGGAACCCGTGCGGTACGTGCGCAATATCTTCAAGTATTACGTGGCCTACAAACTCGAGGAGGAGGCCCGCGCAAAACGCGACCGGACCATGGAGAAGACGTGA